The Formosa sp. Hel1_33_131 genome window below encodes:
- the lptB gene encoding LPS export ABC transporter ATP-binding protein, protein MKLRVENLMKSYNGRKVVKDVSLEVNQGEIVGLLGPNGAGKTTSFYMAVGLIKPNGGAIYLDDKDITNYPMYKRAQSGIGYLAQEASVFRKLSIEDNILSVLQMTKLSKKEQVDKMESLIDEFSLGHIRTNRGDLLSGGERRRTEIARALATDPSFILLDEPFAGVDPVAVEDIQRIIARLTKKNIGILITDHNVQETLAITDRTYLMFEGSILKAGKPEVLANDEMVRKVYLGQNFELRKKKLEF, encoded by the coding sequence ATGAAATTAAGAGTCGAAAATTTGATGAAGTCCTATAACGGACGAAAGGTAGTGAAGGATGTTTCACTTGAAGTAAATCAAGGGGAGATTGTTGGATTGCTAGGGCCTAATGGTGCTGGGAAAACAACTTCTTTTTACATGGCTGTTGGTTTGATTAAACCCAACGGTGGCGCCATCTATTTAGATGACAAGGACATCACGAACTACCCAATGTACAAAAGAGCCCAAAGTGGTATTGGATACCTTGCCCAAGAGGCTTCCGTCTTTCGGAAATTAAGCATTGAAGACAATATTTTGAGTGTACTTCAAATGACAAAGCTTTCTAAAAAAGAACAAGTTGATAAAATGGAATCGTTGATCGACGAGTTCAGTCTGGGACACATCAGAACCAACAGAGGCGATTTGTTGTCTGGAGGAGAACGAAGACGTACCGAAATCGCGCGTGCTTTGGCAACCGATCCTAGTTTTATATTACTCGATGAACCCTTTGCAGGTGTGGATCCCGTGGCGGTGGAAGACATTCAACGGATTATTGCCAGATTGACCAAGAAAAATATTGGCATCTTAATTACGGATCACAATGTGCAAGAAACCTTGGCCATTACCGACCGTACCTATTTAATGTTTGAAGGAAGTATTCTTAAAGCTGGAAAACCCGAAGTACTTGCCAATGATGAAATGGTTCGGAAAGTCTATCTCGGTCAAAATTTTGAGTTACGTAAGAAGAAATTAGAGTTTTAA
- the tatC gene encoding twin-arginine translocase subunit TatC codes for MGIQKEMSFLDHLEELRWHIIRALGAIMVAATAAFLAKGFIFDILIFGPTKADFFTYEFLCNTSKLLGFESFCDTNFDFEVQSRTMAGQFSAHIWTSITFGLIVAFPYVLYEFWKFISPGLYNKEKNSSRGFIFISSVLFFIGVLFGYYIVCPLSINFLGTYSVAEQVHNDFDLNSYIGLIRASTLASGFIFELPIIIYFLTKIGLVTPEFLRKNRKYALVIVLIFAAVITPPDIASQVIVAIPVLILYQVSILISKLVLRNQKRKEKNGE; via the coding sequence ATGGGAATACAAAAAGAAATGTCGTTTTTAGACCATCTTGAAGAATTAAGATGGCATATCATCAGAGCTTTGGGTGCTATCATGGTTGCGGCCACTGCGGCTTTTTTAGCGAAAGGCTTTATATTTGACATCCTTATTTTTGGCCCTACAAAAGCTGATTTTTTTACCTATGAATTTCTTTGCAATACCTCAAAATTATTAGGATTTGAAAGTTTTTGTGACACTAATTTTGATTTTGAAGTTCAAAGTCGAACCATGGCCGGTCAGTTTTCCGCACACATTTGGACTTCCATTACGTTTGGATTGATCGTTGCATTCCCCTACGTACTTTATGAATTCTGGAAGTTCATCAGCCCTGGGCTTTACAACAAAGAAAAAAACAGCTCAAGAGGTTTTATTTTCATTTCCTCTGTATTATTTTTTATCGGCGTCTTATTTGGTTATTATATTGTTTGCCCGCTTTCTATTAACTTTTTAGGAACCTATTCTGTGGCTGAGCAAGTGCACAACGATTTTGATTTAAACTCTTATATAGGACTCATACGTGCGTCCACACTCGCATCTGGTTTTATTTTTGAACTCCCTATTATTATTTATTTCCTTACTAAAATAGGATTGGTTACTCCTGAATTCCTTCGAAAAAATAGAAAGTATGCCTTGGTTATTGTGCTTATTTTTGCCGCTGTCATTACCCCACCCGATATTGCCAGTCAAGTCATTGTTGCAATTCCCGTATTGATCTTGTATCAAGTGAGCATACTAATCTCAAAACTAGTGTTAAGAAACCAAAAAAGAAAAGAAAAAAATGGCGAATGA
- a CDS encoding lipoprotein N-acyltransferase Lnb domain-containing protein, translating into MNFKKLITLLLIFISFSVNAQLELTTESKISILTIGPGTSLNDAFGHNAIRIKDPVYKFDIVFDYGRYDFETENFYLKFAQGKLDYQMSQYKFETFFGYYQYQNRSVKEQVLNLSSDQKTAFYKLLKENIKPENKTYPYDFFYNNCATKIKDGIETTLDYQVVYNPAPSFKQFSFRNLIRSDLNQNSWGSLGIDIALGSKIDQIASVEEHMFLPKYLHQLLENSRLKTDDSKLVTASKTLSPSDAITKSDFFSSPLFILGILALIMLFITYNDYKNNTRSKWLDVSLFAITGCIGVFLLLLWFATDHQTTAYNYNLLWACALNLLFLPSIRKSRLNNRGLSYLKFLVVLLSLMGLHWITGVQSFAIGLIPLLIAISVRYLFLIHHFKAAIRI; encoded by the coding sequence ATGAACTTTAAAAAATTAATTACGCTTTTACTTATATTTATAAGCTTCTCTGTAAATGCACAGCTTGAGTTGACGACAGAGTCCAAAATCAGTATTCTGACCATTGGACCAGGCACTTCTTTAAACGATGCTTTTGGACACAATGCGATTCGGATCAAAGATCCTGTTTACAAATTTGACATTGTGTTTGACTACGGTCGGTATGACTTTGAAACAGAAAATTTTTATCTGAAATTTGCGCAAGGAAAACTTGACTATCAAATGAGTCAATACAAATTTGAAACCTTTTTTGGGTACTATCAATATCAAAACCGAAGTGTTAAAGAGCAAGTTTTAAACCTAAGTTCAGACCAAAAAACTGCGTTTTATAAGTTGTTAAAAGAAAATATCAAACCAGAAAATAAAACTTACCCCTATGATTTTTTCTATAACAATTGTGCTACAAAAATAAAAGATGGCATTGAAACTACACTCGACTACCAAGTCGTGTATAACCCTGCTCCTTCCTTTAAACAGTTTTCATTTAGAAATTTAATTCGTTCCGATTTGAATCAAAATTCATGGGGAAGCCTTGGAATTGATATTGCCTTGGGTTCAAAAATAGACCAGATTGCCAGCGTTGAAGAACACATGTTTTTGCCTAAATATTTACACCAACTGCTTGAAAATTCACGTTTAAAAACAGACGATTCAAAACTAGTGACTGCCTCAAAAACACTGAGCCCTTCTGATGCTATTACAAAAAGTGACTTTTTTAGCAGTCCGCTTTTCATCTTGGGAATTCTAGCCCTTATCATGCTCTTCATCACTTATAACGATTACAAAAACAACACGCGCAGCAAATGGCTTGACGTGAGTTTATTTGCCATTACGGGCTGCATTGGTGTGTTTTTATTGCTGCTTTGGTTTGCAACCGACCATCAAACAACCGCTTATAACTACAACCTTTTATGGGCCTGCGCTCTGAATCTTTTATTCCTTCCGTCCATCCGTAAATCGAGGTTAAACAATCGTGGGCTGAGCTATCTGAAATTCCTTGTAGTACTTCTATCTCTGATGGGGCTGCATTGGATCACAGGCGTACAATCCTTTGCGATTGGATTGATTCCACTTCTGATTGCTATTTCTGTGCGATATTTATTTTTAATTCATCATTTCAAGGCTGCAATTCGTATATAA
- a CDS encoding PorV/PorQ family protein has translation MVSQSARKYSNEFLNIGVDASALGMSNAVVASSDDVNSGYWNPAGLVHLEDSEAAIMHSSYFANIANYNYIAFAMPLDDRTAVGLSLIRFGVDDILDTTKLIDQQGVINYDRINLFSAADYALTFSFARKLPVPGWNYGVNAKVIRRIIGDFASSWGFGLDLGIQFESNDWKFGLMARDVTTTFNAWAINEERLQDIKDAIPGQNQEEPEATELTLPKLQLGMSKLFTFNYDYTLRTEVDLICRFEENNDVISSSFVSINPALGLEFGYTDLVFFRAGVGNFQNELQLDNSTPLTFQPNFGVGFKYNGIYLDYAFTDIGDQSAALYSNVFSLKIDLSIFR, from the coding sequence ATGGTGTCTCAAAGCGCTCGAAAATATTCAAATGAATTTTTGAATATTGGGGTCGATGCGTCTGCTTTGGGAATGAGCAATGCCGTGGTCGCATCTTCAGATGATGTGAACTCTGGCTACTGGAATCCTGCGGGCTTGGTGCATTTAGAAGACAGTGAGGCTGCCATCATGCACTCCAGTTATTTTGCCAATATTGCCAACTATAATTACATTGCTTTTGCCATGCCTTTAGACGACCGCACAGCAGTCGGGCTTTCGTTAATTCGGTTTGGAGTCGATGATATTTTAGATACTACAAAACTTATAGACCAACAAGGCGTGATCAATTACGATCGGATTAATTTATTTTCGGCAGCAGATTATGCACTCACATTTTCTTTTGCGAGAAAACTCCCTGTTCCCGGATGGAATTATGGTGTCAATGCGAAAGTGATTCGACGTATTATAGGGGATTTTGCAAGCTCATGGGGATTTGGTTTGGATTTAGGAATTCAGTTTGAATCCAATGATTGGAAATTTGGTTTGATGGCAAGAGACGTCACGACCACCTTTAATGCATGGGCTATTAACGAGGAACGGTTACAAGATATTAAAGATGCCATCCCAGGACAAAACCAAGAAGAACCTGAAGCCACGGAGCTCACACTTCCTAAATTGCAACTTGGAATGTCGAAACTCTTTACCTTTAATTACGATTACACACTGAGAACTGAAGTGGATCTAATCTGTCGGTTTGAAGAAAACAACGATGTGATCTCCTCCTCTTTTGTCAGTATCAATCCCGCTCTAGGTCTTGAATTTGGATATACGGATCTGGTGTTTTTTAGAGCTGGTGTCGGAAATTTTCAAAATGAATTACAACTTGACAACTCTACGCCTTTAACCTTTCAACCTAATTTTGGCGTCGGATTTAAATATAATGGCATATACTTAGACTACGCCTTTACGGATATTGGCGATCAAAGTGCCGCCTTATACTCCAATGTATTTTCTCTCAAAATCGATTTAAGCATCTTTAGATAA
- a CDS encoding carboxymuconolactone decarboxylase family protein, which produces MANEVEEFNAYRKKMNTKILAENNTVIKRIFNLDTNAFQEGALNTETKELLGLVASAVLRCDDCVRYHLEKCHEEGLSRAQISEALSIATLVGGTIVIPHLRKAYEYLDLLEA; this is translated from the coding sequence ATGGCGAATGAAGTAGAGGAATTTAATGCGTATCGCAAGAAAATGAATACCAAAATTCTTGCAGAAAACAATACCGTGATCAAACGCATTTTTAATTTAGATACCAACGCTTTTCAGGAAGGGGCTTTAAACACTGAAACCAAAGAATTGCTAGGACTTGTTGCTTCTGCTGTTTTACGTTGTGATGATTGTGTACGCTACCATCTAGAAAAATGCCACGAAGAAGGCTTGAGCAGAGCGCAAATTTCAGAAGCATTGAGCATCGCCACCCTTGTAGGAGGTACCATTGTCATACCGCATTTAAGAAAGGCTTATGAATACTTAGATCTTTTAGAAGCCTAA
- a CDS encoding KpsF/GutQ family sugar-phosphate isomerase: protein MSSKKSIVALAKETIVIESLAISQLADFIDDTFAEAVDLIYNSTGRVIITGIGKSAIIANKIVATLNSTGTPSVFMHAADAIHGDLGLILSDDIVICISKSGNTPEIKVLIPFLKNAGNTLIAITGNQKSVLAEQADFVFNSYVEKEACPINLAPTTSTTAQLVIGDALAVCLLELRGFTKDDFAKYHPGGALGKKLFLKVRDILALNEVPAVRPDASIKNVIVEISEKRKGVTAVTLADKIVGIITDGDLRRMLSVTEDLSKLKAEDIMSKNPRFITIDAMAIDAMELMDTHKISQLLVEDQGNYAGVIHIHDLIKEGII from the coding sequence TTGAGTTCAAAAAAATCCATAGTCGCATTAGCCAAAGAAACCATTGTAATTGAAAGCTTAGCAATCTCTCAACTTGCAGATTTTATCGATGATACATTTGCAGAAGCTGTGGATCTAATATACAATTCTACAGGTCGTGTCATTATAACAGGGATTGGAAAAAGTGCCATTATTGCAAATAAAATCGTGGCAACTCTAAATTCTACGGGCACTCCTTCGGTATTTATGCATGCTGCAGACGCCATTCATGGCGATTTAGGACTTATCCTATCCGATGATATTGTAATTTGTATTTCTAAAAGTGGAAACACGCCTGAAATAAAAGTACTCATCCCTTTTTTGAAAAATGCAGGGAATACCTTGATAGCTATCACAGGAAACCAGAAATCTGTATTGGCTGAACAAGCCGATTTTGTTTTCAATTCTTATGTCGAAAAAGAAGCCTGTCCTATTAACCTAGCGCCAACGACGAGCACAACAGCGCAGTTGGTGATTGGAGATGCCTTAGCGGTTTGTTTATTAGAACTTCGCGGGTTTACAAAAGATGATTTTGCAAAATACCATCCCGGAGGTGCCTTAGGAAAAAAATTATTTTTAAAAGTACGAGATATCTTAGCGTTGAACGAAGTACCCGCAGTGCGTCCCGATGCGAGCATTAAGAACGTTATTGTAGAAATTTCAGAAAAACGCAAAGGGGTGACTGCCGTGACCCTCGCCGATAAAATTGTTGGAATTATTACTGATGGGGATTTAAGACGTATGCTGTCAGTAACAGAAGACTTATCAAAACTAAAGGCGGAAGATATTATGAGTAAAAACCCACGATTCATTACCATCGATGCCATGGCAATTGACGCTATGGAGTTAATGGACACCCACAAAATCTCGCAGCTCCTAGTTGAAGACCAAGGAAACTATGCAGGGGTCATTCATATTCATGACCTTATAAAAGAAGGAATTATTTAG
- a CDS encoding GldL-related protein, with protein MKKSIMLLVTGIVFVFTGALLKVLKFEYSSIVLSVGLIIEVFAVCTVFYEMNYKNKSS; from the coding sequence ATGAAGAAATCAATAATGTTATTAGTAACAGGAATCGTTTTTGTATTTACAGGGGCTTTACTAAAAGTTCTGAAGTTTGAATATTCAAGTATTGTGCTTTCTGTAGGTTTAATTATTGAAGTTTTTGCGGTTTGCACTGTTTTTTATGAAATGAATTACAAAAATAAGTCAAGTTAA
- the pssA gene encoding CDP-diacylglycerol--serine O-phosphatidyltransferase, protein MKSYIPHFITLLNLFSGCVAVIFALEGNMKLTALFVCLGIFFDFFDGLLARKLNVASELGVQLDSLADMVTSGLVPGLVLFHLLGLAPQLSWETYNLLPYFGLLVTLASAFRLAKFNISTNQSDAFIGLPTPANALLIISLPLILEYQHSDAINVIILNPWFLIALTLVSCYLLNAPIKLIALKFKTWNFKDNASRYILIILSLVLLAIFQFAGIPLVIIAYILLSIASK, encoded by the coding sequence GTGAAATCATATATCCCTCATTTTATTACATTATTAAATCTATTCTCTGGTTGTGTGGCCGTAATTTTTGCTTTGGAAGGCAATATGAAACTCACCGCCTTGTTTGTCTGTCTGGGTATTTTCTTTGATTTTTTTGACGGACTTCTGGCTCGTAAATTAAATGTGGCAAGTGAACTTGGAGTTCAGTTGGATTCTCTGGCTGACATGGTTACCAGTGGTTTGGTACCCGGTTTGGTACTCTTTCATTTATTAGGTTTAGCGCCACAGCTCTCTTGGGAAACCTACAATTTACTCCCTTATTTTGGGTTGTTAGTGACCTTGGCATCGGCATTCCGTTTGGCAAAATTTAATATCTCTACCAATCAATCAGATGCGTTTATTGGATTGCCAACTCCCGCAAATGCGCTCTTGATTATTTCTTTGCCCTTAATTTTAGAGTATCAACACAGCGATGCAATCAATGTCATTATTTTAAATCCTTGGTTTCTTATCGCGCTGACCTTGGTGAGTTGTTATTTGTTAAATGCACCGATTAAGCTGATTGCCTTAAAATTTAAAACATGGAATTTTAAAGACAATGCCTCACGTTATATATTGATTATTTTATCCTTAGTGCTTCTTGCTATTTTTCAATTTGCAGGGATTCCGCTTGTAATTATTGCATACATCCTTTTGTCAATCGCCTCGAAGTAA
- a CDS encoding DUF808 domain-containing protein yields MASGFFALLDDISVLMDDVLVMSKVSAKKTAGILGDDLAVNAEKASGFVSSRELPVLWAITKGSFFNKLIILPFAFLLSAFLPSVITFILILGGLYLAYEGVEKILEYTVPHKHTVVKGASEAMSEIEILALEKKKVKSAILTDFILSIEIIIIVLGTVLDQSITIQITVVSMISMIATVGVYGIVALIVRMDDFGLKLIQMSKGKKNSVHFIGVTLVNALPVVIKSLSVVGTVALLLVSGGIFIHNIEIFHHLLESFPGVLRDLIFGLSAGIITLLVVKLSKRVVKPFLKKA; encoded by the coding sequence ATGGCTTCAGGCTTTTTTGCATTATTGGATGATATTTCGGTTCTTATGGACGATGTACTCGTGATGAGTAAGGTATCGGCTAAAAAAACAGCCGGCATCCTTGGCGATGATTTAGCCGTCAATGCAGAAAAAGCATCTGGCTTTGTGTCTTCTAGAGAATTGCCTGTGTTGTGGGCCATTACAAAAGGCTCTTTTTTCAATAAACTGATTATTTTGCCTTTTGCATTTTTACTCAGTGCATTTTTACCTTCGGTAATTACATTTATATTGATTTTAGGAGGGCTTTATTTAGCCTATGAAGGCGTTGAAAAGATTCTTGAATACACCGTTCCACACAAACATACGGTTGTTAAGGGAGCTTCTGAAGCAATGTCTGAAATAGAAATTTTAGCCTTAGAAAAAAAGAAAGTAAAATCAGCGATTCTGACGGATTTTATCTTATCCATTGAGATCATTATCATTGTTTTAGGAACTGTACTGGATCAGTCGATAACGATTCAAATTACTGTGGTGAGTATGATTTCCATGATAGCAACGGTTGGGGTGTATGGGATTGTGGCACTCATTGTGCGTATGGACGATTTTGGATTGAAGTTAATACAAATGAGTAAGGGCAAAAAAAACAGCGTTCATTTTATAGGAGTGACCTTAGTGAATGCGTTGCCAGTAGTTATTAAATCGTTATCGGTCGTTGGTACGGTTGCGCTTTTGCTCGTATCGGGGGGGATATTCATTCACAACATCGAAATTTTTCATCACCTTTTAGAAAGTTTCCCAGGGGTTTTAAGGGATTTGATCTTTGGACTCAGCGCAGGAATCATCACCCTTTTAGTGGTGAAACTATCGAAGCGGGTTGTAAAACCGTTTTTGAAAAAAGCTTAA